From the genome of Impatiens glandulifera chromosome 9, dImpGla2.1, whole genome shotgun sequence, one region includes:
- the LOC124914582 gene encoding chromatin remodeling protein EBS-like translates to MAKGRASRSTLDSYTIKSLNKIIRAGDCVLMRPSEPSKPSYVAKVENIDSDSRGNNVRVHVRWYYRPEESIGGRRQFHGSKELFLSDHRDVQSADTIEDKCTVHTFKSYTKLDSVGNEDFFCRFEYYSSTGAFNPDRVAVYCKCEMPYNPDDLMVQCEGCTDWFHPNCIDMTPEESKRLDHFYCHNCSTEDTKKLQNSHAASRHPDTKVDTKRRRSVIKPKQAVE, encoded by the exons ATGGCGAAAGGTCGGGCTTCGCGATCAACTCTGGATTCTTATACAATCAAATCTCTCAATAAGATAATACGAG CTGGAGATTGTGTGTTAATGAGGCCTTCCGAACCATCGAAACCGTCTTATGTTGCTAAGGTTGAAAACATCGATTCTGACAGCAGAGGAAATAACGTTAGGGTCCATGTTCGGTGGTACTACCGACCGGAGGAATCAATTGGTGGACGCCGTCAATTCCATGGATCAAAGGAACTCTTCCTCTCAGATCATCGCGATGTGCAAAGCGCTGACACTATTGAGGACAAGTGTACTGTCCACACCTTCAAGAGCTATACCAAGCTAGATTCTGTCGGCAATGAAGATTTCTTCTGTCGTTTCGAGTACTATTCATCTACAGGAGCATTCAATCCAGATAGAGTAGCTGT GTATTGCAAGTGTGAGATGCCTTACAATCCTGATGATTTAATGGTCCAATGTGAAGGCTGTACTGATTG gttCCATCCAAACTGTATAGACATGACTCCAGAGGAATCAAAAAGGCTTGACCATTTCTATTGTCACAACTGCTCCACTGAGGATACTAAGAAGTTGCAGAATTCTCATGCTGCATCAAGACATCCAGATACAAAG GTGGATACAAAACGACGTAGGAGCGTGATAAAACCGAAACAGGCAGTGGAGTAA
- the LOC124915960 gene encoding E3 ubiquitin-protein ligase RSL1-like, whose translation MGNTLLRCMLKDKASNSSVSHATIPSPEHPSELESFICRICDEPNLPSEMKFKNKDLCSHPFCNKCIAKYIQARVEVDRVGSIKCPGLCCHFDLDPISCRLFLSPNLFEKWCDILCKNQVLGFNDCYCPNPHCSAYITNECGGDVKKSICPKCKHVFCFKCKIVWHEGFSCEESVIMDPNELAFWALAEENNWKRCPRCKHTVERSGDVGLTSVMHADSGDAYAMSFADSFGYIRDENIVVIRYGKW comes from the exons ATGGGCAATACATTGCTAAGATGTATGTTAAAAGATAAAGCATCAAATTCTTCAGTCTCTCATGCCACCATACCTTCACCAGAACATCCATCTGAGTTGGAGAGTTTCATATGTAGAATATGTGACGAGCCCAATCTTCCATCTGAAATGAAATTCAAGAATAAAGACCTTTGCAGTCATCCATTCTGTAACAAGTGCATTGCCAAGTATATCCAAGCCAGGGTAGAGGTAGACAGGGTGGGATCAATCAAATGCCCTGGCCTATGCTGCCATTTTGATTTAGACCCAATTTCATGTCgtttatttctctctcctaatctTTTCGAAAAATGGTGTGACATCTTATGTAAGAACCAAGTATTGGGGTTCAATGATTGTTATTGTCCTAATCCACATTGTTCTGCATATATCACCAATGAATGTGGAGGTGATGTGAAGAAATCGATTTGCCCTAAATGTAAacatgtgttttgttttaaatgcaAAATAGTATGGCATGAGGGTTTTTCATGCGAAGAGAGTGTGATTATGGATCCAAATGAACTTGCTTTTTGGGCTCTTGCGGAAGAAAATAATTGGAAGAGGTGCCCTAGATGCAAACATACCGTGGAACGTTCAGGAG ATGTGGGATTAACTTCTGTTATGCATGCGGATTCAGGAGATGCGTATGCCATGTCATTCGCAGAT agctttggttacattcGTGATGAAAATATCGTTGTTATTCGATATGGAAAATGGTAG